The sequence aattgtggaattctctacgatatttagcacagttcggaacatttttctcgaacgattttcgcacagcgaaaagtgcacgaaacaaatcaaattattttggattttcactaaactgaagatttctaccttcgatttgcaaagaagtaatcttaatagttctttagacaacatttagagccattagaacggctgattttttattatGTGCATGACtagtgactacctcaaaatcgtcgtccttgtgcgaaaaacccaagcaaaagtaaagagttttccgcgttgttttaaaattttcagaaaacctaCTTttagagttgtttgtggttatctcaaactgttcaaaatattcgcctaaattcctgatcatatttttgatgaaatagtgaaagaattatgttgctgccattaatacaagtcgagatattcacgattaagttctgcccattcttccatatggctaattttgaaaaggcgccccatagtaaagtaagtcgtattcacgacaaaaaaactaaaaatgaatCGTTTAATAACTCCAAAGATCCCAAGAAAACCATTGAAAAGAAGGACGTTGAGGAAACAAGTGCAGCATCCACCCCACCAGATACTTCCAATAAACAAGATAATGAAATAGCGACGAGAGCACAACCTCTCAGAAAAATGAcaccaaaacaaaaatcagcTGTTATTGCCGTAACACTAGTACTTACTGCACACCGCGAGGAAGAATCAAATTACATCAACTGCACTCGGCGTTGAGTCCGGTCGGTCACATCGTAAAACAGACAAATTATGCTAAGTCAACATTCTCGATGCCGATGCCATTGTCGCACCGCGATATATTGATATATATTCAATAACATAAGCGGCGCAACGTAGGAACATAAGGAATCATTCAAATATTCAAtgtacttatatatatatatatatatatatatatatatatatatatatatatatatatatatatatatatatatatatatatatatatatatatatatatatatttgtaaataattggcTTTAAGAAATTTAGATATAAAAACCCAAAAATTATCAATAAAGACACAGTCAAAATCCAAACCTCACTCAGCCAACATTCGTTTCCGAAACACCGGAGCTCTTCGTTGCTTTCCATCTTGCACCCCTTGGACGAAGGGCCCCATTCCAAATTCTATAGCGTGTAGTATTTGTTACGCAGGTGCTACAAACTATAGAATTCAATCTAGACTTAGAGGTGGCTTGTACTGCAGGACATCTCTAACTAGAACCTTGGTGGAACGTCGTAAGATCGCCCAACCGGTGGGCGATATAtggtggctccagagaggaTTTATCCTCAAAGTTTCGCGACGTTAAAAGGAACGAAATAAAAGTTCAAGCGTGTCCGTAGCTCACAGCGGACAAATAAACGTGTTGTAACGAAAAAGAGTGTATTCATAGCTAATACACAAGTGAGTGAGTGTTTGACGTCTGTCAGTACAATATCACAACCAGGTGATATGTCACGCAATTCGTACCAGAAGGAAGCATCGTAAATATGGCCTCCACATCGTACGTGAACAATCCCAACGGGAACTGCCGCCTGTGCCAGGACAAGGACAGTGCGGACGAATGGATGGTGGAATGCACGAAATGTTGGAATTGGTTCCACATGGCATGCGCCAAACTAGAAAAAAAGCCTACGGTAAAGGAATCTTGGCACTGTCCAAGGTGTAAGGAAGAAATAAAGGAAAACCAGCTTCTGAAGAAGGAGCTGGAAGAATATAAACGGACAACCACGAGAAGTAAGTCCAAAGAACGCAGCCCAGTTGACACGGTTGAACTGCTACGGCGTCAATTTGAGGCGCAGCTGGAAAGCCAAAAGATACGTGACGAGGCTTTCCAAAAGGCCATGCTTGAAATGGCAAACAAAATTCATCAAATTAAGAATGATCCCGAAATTGTTAGCACTTCCACGGCTTCCACAATAAAACTACCAGATGAAATTACAAATCTACTAAGAAGACAAACAGCAACGCAACTTCCACAATTCAACGGTAATTATAAGGATTGGCTAAATTTTAAACGACTCTATGAACAAAGTAAACGAGAAGGACAATTCAGTAATATGGATAACATCAATAGACTTATGGCGAGTCTCGATAAATCTGTTAAAGTACACATTAATGCATTGTTAATGGACCCGGGAAACGAGAAACAAGTTATCGAAACATTGGACAGTATATATGGACAGCCACTAGCGATATTCAACGAACTGTGGAAGGATCTGACAAAATTACGGAACCCACGTATGGAAAACCCTCAAACAATGGTAGACTTTGTAGTCACACTCGgcaatttagtttcaaatatgTCGATAATACAGTGTGAAGATTATCTTGCAAGTCCATTACAAATAGCAGAAATCATATGTCGTCTGCCGCTCAACTTAAGAGAGCAATTGGCGGACAAGGAAATCGAAGCCATGACTCCTGCGAACGGGCAGCCAAGACGAAAACTAACGCTGAAGGATGTATACGAATTCCTTAAACCACAACAAAAGAGAGCGACACTCCTTGTCGCACAAAGAGTTTGTCTATCAGAAAAAGATTatccaaaaaacgaaaaatcaaGGATAAATCTACATACTGGAGGTAAAAGCAAACCTTCAGTAAAATGCCTCTGTTGTAATCAACAACATTGGCTAACATCATGTCAGGAATTCAGAAACATGAATACAGAAAAGAGACGCGCATTAGCTCTTGAGAAACGCATATGTTTCAATTGTCTACGACTAGGACACTCATCCAAAAATTGTGAGACTAAGCCAAACTGTAGAACACAAGGATGCATGGCACGCCATCATACGTTCCTCCATTTACGTACAAGAAATAGGTCGGGACAAAATCCAGCAGATGAAGCAACACGAGATAACTATATCGCAAGAGAGTCTATATGGTACACGGGGCCGGCCAATCTGCCAAGCTGTCGAACGACTCCTGGACTTAAACCATTTACACACACAGGAGTAGACTTTTTTGGACCTATGGAGGTCGTGATTGGAAGAAGATGCGAGAAGCGCTGGGGCGCACTCTTCACCTGCATGGCAACCCGAGCGGTACACCTGTAGTTAGCAGATGACTTAAGTACAGATTCACTTATAATCTGCATCAAAAATCTCCAAAGCAGACGCGGCAAGGTATCGGTAATGTATAGCGATAATGGAACTAATATGGTTGGAGCTAGTAAACTTATGAAGGAATTAGAGTGCCGAACAGCCATTGAAGGAATAAAATGGAATTTTATACCACCCTCTGCTCCACATTTTGGGGGAGCTTGGGAACGCATGATACAAGAAGTCAAGAAACTTCTTAATGAAAAATTATGGCCGGTATCAAAACCAAAAGAAAGTGTGCTAAGAAATGCTTTAATTGAAATAGAGCATCTTTTAAACAGTCGACCGCTTACACACATACCCATGGATGCCAACGATGATGAACCCTTAACTCCAAATCATTTTTTGATTGGATGCTCAGGAGGAACATATCCATCTCTTAACAATACGACCAAAACCGAAGCATCAAGAGAAAACTGGAAGAAAGCTCAACTTGCTACTAGTAAATTCTGGGATAGATGGAGTACTGAATACCTTcccaaattaaataaaagagaaaaatggAGACAAACCGCTGACCCTTTACAACCCGGCGATGTCGTAGTTTTCCCAGAAGAAGGCAAGAAGGGAAAATTCCATAAAGGGATTATAACGGAAGTACGAAGATCAAAAGGCGGACAAACAAGGTCCGCTATAGTACAAACAGAGAACACAAAACTTATACGACCTACAGTGAAATTGGCAAAATTAGACGTTAAGGGAGAAACGACCAATTTCGTTGGGTGCATAAAGGAACTCTCGACGAAGCGTAAAGAATGCGAACAGAGCTCAGCTTCAAGAGCAAACATGACAGACTGGGGCAAGCGTCAAAAGATCGACATAGATCTTGTAAAGCAGCTAGCAGAAAAACATAAAACTGCTCATCCATCAAGACCGAGAAAGCGAGTAATAAAAGCTAAACCAAATATGTGGGCCAAAATGCTCGTGACGACAGCAGCACTAATATCGTTAGATCAATCTTCCGGATTGAAACTAAAGCCTATATCAGATACAGGATTCATTTTCGATCACGAAGGATCTTGTCTTCTGAAGTCAGGTGTCTGGACTACTGAAATTGCCACTAATGTATCACCGACCGAAGACGCAAATTTTATTAATAGTATTTGTATGAACATTAAAACCGCTGTTGAAGCAGTAAAGAAGAAGATGAACCGCCCGACAATCATCGATTTGACCGCCTCCATAGAACAACAATGTATTGCAGCTAAACAGGAGATTTTAGAGCCAGCCAGAACAAAAAGAGGAAAAGGAATCTTCGGATTTCTCAAGGATTTGTTATTCGGAGGTAATGAGCTAGAAGACCAAATTACGGCAATGCACATGAACGAAGAACAAAAGATTCATGACGTCACATATAGCTTAAATCaactaagtgaaaaaacaaatcaacaaaCGAACCTCTTTGAAAAAGGATTCGTCATGCCTTCAACGGtatagaaaaattaaataacGATAGCCTATGCCAGAATTTTATCCGATCATTTATTGGACACCATGATGTTAGCTAAACAACTGATAGAAAGCATCATCTTCCGACATAGAAAACTGAAAAATCATCCTATCACTTTAgaagaaaaatatgaatttatccaacaaataaataaacatctTCCTAATGATAGTTTTGTTCCATTGGATAAATTTGCAACCCAATACGAAATCAACCTGAAAAACAGTACATATCAAATAACAATGAAATCCATGATTATTTCTAAGGAATCATATGAAATATTCAAGGTAATAAGTATACCAGACATCAAAAATAGGACAAGAATTTTCATCGATCCGCCAAAAATAGCGATTCATCAACACTATAAGTACTTCTATCCATCAGCAAATATAAAGCaattgaacaaatcacattTTTTGCACGATCGCACAACTATTCAAACGGCAATGACGTGTATTCTTGCCGCTATATTTCACCAACATCCCATTGGAAAATGCCCTACAACTAATCTACCGACCTATTACACAGAGGTAGTTTCACTATCTAGATCAAATACAATACTATATATAGCCGAAGACCCGAGCGCTATCACCATACGCTGCGGAACCGAATTAAAAGGCGTCACACACCCAATGGCGATTGTTGTACTAGATCCTGACTGCGAGCTTAGAATTAAATACAGCATGACACACGCTAGTATTGGTGGAACATCATTagagagaaaaatatttttcaaaagtcaAAAAGAAATGCCGTCTTCAACAATCAACCTGCTTGAACCAATGGAAACTTCAGAAGAACCTTTGACTACACACGAATCACCCAATCAACAGCAGAAAACATCTAAGAACGACCATAGCTCAATATACAACCTCACGGCTATCCTGGCAATTATATCAACAGTGCTCATCGCAGCTATAGTTATCAGTATGATCTACTATAAGAAAAGCAGCAGACGACGACCAATTACAAAATGACCAACGTTCAAAATGACGAATAAACCCACCCCTTTTCCGCGTAGACGACCACCAAGAAAGATAACAGCCATAAGCGATGAAACAGTTTAAGCTTGTATAACAAAATTTAGATTCTGTTGTTGCAAAATtaaagtagataatcagaaacacacTATAGAAGATTTAACTTAAAACAAGCGTTTAAAGCAAAATTAAGTTATAAGGTACTCGTACGCAAAGAGAACATTGACTATCAATGAACTATGAAGCGTCGGCAGCTTGTTCTTGTAAGATCTACTGGATAGACTTACGGGGCCCGGTATGTTTTGTctctttaatttgtctttattttaatacGATTctcattacgattttaagacaattgcaggaatcggcaaaatgaccctttcggcgaaatgactttcgacgaaacggctttcggcgaaatggctttcggcgaaatggctttcggcgacatgaccctgatccaatcGAAGCATATCTGGACTTGTGTCCCAAACGAGCCCGAGTGTTGACACCGACTGATCATCTTGCAGGTCCTGCAGTGTTTTAATAGTTAGATCCTCTTGAGCAATACCAACAAGAGCTTCTGAAACATTTGATGCCCATTTCTTGATTCGAAGACCGGCTGATTCGAGCATGGCGGATATTTGTTGACGCTTTTGTATAGCAGCTTGCAGATCATCCGAGCCCGAGAGTAAATCATCGACATAAAAGTCTTCGGTGACGGCTACAGCTCGAGTACGAAAACGTATCACGATCGAGAGCAAATCCTGCTGTACGACTGGACCAACGAGAAGTGTATCGTTCAACGAGAACCCGGACGTGGTCTTGCATGAGGCGTCGAAAACCACGCGAACCTTGGTGGTACTGCTTGTCTCCTTTAATACCGGATCATGAGGTAGGTAACAATGCGGTTTGTCGTCATCAATATGCTCAATATTTCTTATGTGATTTAGATCGGAATATTCTTCCAAGAATTTGTGATAAGCGTTTTTTATGCTTGCATTTTTCTCGAGTTGTCTTTCAAGGCTATAAAATCTTCGAGTAGCGATCGCGCGCAAATTACCGAGGGTGACTTGCGGATCTTCGGACCGAGGAAGGCGTACGACGAACCTTCTAGTGTGAGTTCGAGTGGTGGTGCTAGCATATACTTCTTCACATCTTCTTTTTTCAGCGGAGTACGTTGAGCCATGATCTATAGTTTCGAATTCCCAAAATCGTTGCAAAGCAGTTTCGAGAGTACGATCGACGGTAGATATATAACATAACGGTAGAGCGTTAGCGGAAGTCGTTCATACCTTGCCTGATACTGTCCATCCGAAAAGTGTATCAACTAAGAGTGGAGAACCATCCCCGATGGATATGCGATTTCCAGTATGAATTTCGTGGTAGCACTCCCCACCGATGATTATATCAATCATACCTGGTATATTGAAATGTGGATCAGCAAAACATACATCCGGCATTTTCCACGCACTAGTGTTTATAGGTATCGTAGGCAGATTGGCGGTTGGGTTTTTCATCACAAGGAATTGTAGTGTCGTAGAATATGCAGTAGATTTTTATTTGATTGTGGCTGTTATTTGCCGCTTGATTTGCTTGACGGACTCTCCTATTTCAGCTACTGAGATATCTACTGAACTTGGACGGATAGCAAGAGTGTTTGCCAGTTTCTTAGTGATAAAATTGGACATGGAGGAAGAATCCAGTAGCTCTCACTGGAGTTTCTCTACCGTAGTTATCAACGACATGCAATGCAACCGTATCCAGTAGGACCGTGCTATGATTCGATTGGATGAATAGACTAACTTCTGATGGATGCGCTGATCCAGATGCCTTTGCACTCACTGACGAGGACGGAAGTGCACGCAGGACATTGTGGAACAGATTGCAAATCGATTTAAGTCaccccagaccctgtcagcttggagcgatctcaatcttcagttcagcaacgccatcgcacggcatcacattcaacatatcatgacaattgtatgggtgcgcagtgctgctgttttggcgcgcacgaatttgacatttctctcccctacttctatgtacgagattcgatgcgaactcgcccgagggcaccatgctcgcaaaaaaggatgttgccaatgatttgttcgggaaatgtgagagctggatatcttgttaatatgatgtctttggtcatCCCCTCACAGTGTGCAAATATTTTCGTGCGATGCTGTATGTGCACGTGACAAGTGTAACtattaatttatatatatatatatatatatatatatatatatatatatatatatatatatatatatatatatatatatatatatatatatatatatatatatatatatatattcatttGACTTGCACACTGCCTATCGTGTGATCTGAGCGTTTCTTATCATGCAATTTTGGCATTATACCGTCAATTGTTGCCTCTTCAAATATAAGCACAAATTCTGGCGTCGGATGATTATACAATAGCCCTTtgtgtaaaaaaattgaatagcgTACCTTACTGTGATCAACAATCTTTgaccagttcgctttcacatctcatccaagtcagtcgatataacaaaaccgcttacgttcgggacgtaagaaaccaagtacagtattgtgtagtgaacaatagaacgacctcgaaatgagtgaaccaaacgaacaaaagctaccgccgacacgaaagaatacaattgttgttgacttcaggcagtgcacaATTCGACCTTCTAtacaagaacttgaaggtttgcttaagaagcaaatgcatcttgacattaaatgtgtgcatttacttcaatgcaataaaacaAATGATGTTGTTTATATACAGTTTTATAAAgaattggatgcaattcaattcgcaaaagacaataacaatgtgcactatgtggagcacgagaacattaagtacaacattccagtatatatggaagatagagctatagaagtgcgtgtgcatgatcttcccttaaGCGTCAccaattcttatattcgcaaaactatggcccattacggagagattctctctttcgaaaaagaaaagtggataacccgcggacaaagtgaccctcgatcctcgttggatggaaataaaTTATAAAGACAATAAAGTTTTTTTGATAAATGTGGTATGATTCTATGATAATAATTGATCAACACTAGGAAAGATTTAAGTTCTGTAGTATTTTTAGGCACTTTAGCATTTTTGATTGGGAATAAACCATTTTCATTTATTGTGAGGCCCAAATATTATCACTTTTCCCAATTTACTTTAATATTGGCTTCCAGCAATCTGTGCAAAACTTCATTAAATTTTACTGCACAATCATCTAAATCTTTTCCAGCAACAAGTACATCATCTAAATAACACGAAACCTTTTCGATTCCCTCTAAAACTTGGTCCATGACCTGCTGGAATACAGACACGCTGGACGATGCATCTTGTGGAAGCCTATTATAAGTATATAAACCTTTGATTGTATTAATAACCATGAATTGTTTAGACCCTTCAGATAATTTTAATTGCGTATATGTGCCCTCTAAGTTTAGCAAGCAATAAACCTTGCTGCCAgataaatttgcaaataaatCTTGTGTTATGGGTAAAGGATATGAATAGGCAATTATGTGTTTATTGATTGAAACCTTACAATCAATTACCATTCTGATCGCATTGTTTTTCTTCATAACTATAATCATCGGTGAAGCCCATTCACTAGTTTGAATTGGTGGAATGACTTTCTCTTTCTCcaatttttctaaatatttcAATACCTTATCTTTTAGACGGAAAGGTACATCACAAGCGTTTTTTTAAAATCGGTATATTGTTTTTCAACACTAAATTTGCTTCAAATTCTTTAATAGGTGAAGAAAAATActttaaaaaaacatttgaaaatttttgtttaatttcttCTACAAGATTGGCCGTATATTGATCATTTACCCTATTAATCATTTCATTTCCTAGAAATAATTCTCTCCATGTTGGGAAAAATACGTCCAACCATGGTCTACCCATTAAGGGAACAAAAACGTTATTGCAATCAATAACAAATAATGTCAAAACCATTTGCAATCAATAACAAATAATGTCAAAACCATTTAGTTCAATGAAAACATTAGtttctcatacaatttt comes from Malaya genurostris strain Urasoe2022 chromosome 3, Malgen_1.1, whole genome shotgun sequence and encodes:
- the LOC131435165 gene encoding uncharacterized protein LOC131435165 translates to MMLAKQLIESIIFRHRKLKNHPITLEEKYEFIQQINKHLPNDSFVPLDKFATQYEINLKNSTYQITMKSMIISKESYEIFKVISIPDIKNRTRIFIDPPKIAIHQHYKYFYPSANIKQLNKSHFLHDRTTIQTAMTCILAAIFHQHPIGKCPTTNLPTYYTEVVSLSRSNTILYIAEDPSAITIRCGTELKGVTHPMAIVVLDPDCELRIKYSMTHASIGGTSLERKIFFKSQKEMPSSTINLLEPMETSEEPLTTHESPNQQQKTSKNDHSSIYNLTAILAIISTVLIAAIVISMIYYKKSSRRRPITK